Within Halobacterium jilantaiense, the genomic segment CACGGTCGGCGGCCTCCTGGCTCTCGCGCTCGGGTTCGACGAACGCGCCGACCGGCAGCACCGCGAGCAGCGCCAGCCCCATCGACTCCACGTCGATGTCTTCGACGCGGCACATCAGGCCGTGGCCGAACTCGTGGACGACCATGCCGACGAACAGGCCGGTCACGATTTCGGGTGCGACCGACAGCGGCAGAAAGTCGTTGACGCCCGGGATGACGAGCGCGTTCTGTGGCTGCGTGATAGACGACGGTTCCGGGGGATTCGCGAGCGTGGTGACGGCGGTCAACACGAGCGTGAACAGCACGCCGACGAGGACGACGGTCGCGAGCCCGAGCCCGAAGTTCCCCCACGCGCGCCACAGCCGCTTCGGGGACGCCGCCCAGTCGAGGAACTGCTTCCCGCGTCTCGTGTGCAGCGTCGTGATGGGCCCGCTCGTGTGGACGAACGACGGCAGCAGGCCGCGACTGCGCGCCCACGACACCCCGACCCAGTAGACGGCCAGGGCGACCAACAGGAGCTGCCAGGTTTCCATTGCTAGCACAGTCGGGGTTCCCGCGACAAAAGGGGTTCGGGGACGAGACACAGGCGGCGGCGAGCCCCGCCGTGGAACTGAGAGCCGTCGACCGCTACGCCTCGCGGCGCAGTCGGTCGAGCACGAACTGGCGGTCGAGCTTCGCGAGGAACGGTCCGAGCTTCGGGCCCTGGCTCTCGTCGAAGAACAGCCGGTAGCCGGCCGAGAAGAACGCGCCGATGTCGACGTCGTGGCGCTTCGCGGACTCGTAGACCTCGCCCTGCAGCGCCTCGGCGTCGGGGTCCTCCGCTTCGAGGTAGTCCGCGAGGTCGTCGAGGGCGGCCGCGGTGGCGTCGTCGAAGTCGTGGGCCGGAATCTCCGTGCGCTTGAGGTCGTAGTTGAACTCGTTGTCCGTGCGGCGCGCCCACTCGCGGGCGAGCCGGACCCGCGAGAGCGCGGCCTCGACGGTCGCCTCGTCGGCGTCCTCGGGGATGTGGCCCTCGCGGCGCGCGATCTCCTCGCGCAGGTCGGGGTCGTCGGTCATCCCGAGGACGGCCGCGAACGTGTACGGGATGCGCACACGGTCGGGGTCGATTTCGTCCACGAGGAACGGGTAGACGCGCTCTGCGCGCTCGCGCTCGTCCTCGTCGGCGTCGACCTCGTCGAAGTAGACGCGCTCCATGCGGTCGAACTCGTCGACGAGCTGGTCGAGGTGTTCGATCGCGAAGTCCCGCGAGCGCCGCGGGTCCTTGCTGAAGAACAGCCGCACGACCGCGGGCTCCAGCAGTTCGAGGACGTCCTGAACGAGGACGACGTGGCCCGCAGAGGAGCTGAACGGCTCGCCGTCGAGCGTGAACCACTCGTAGGCCATCGGGACGGGCGGCTCGTCGCCGAGGACGTTCCGCGCGACGTCCGCGCCCGACGGCCACGAGCCCTCGGCGTGGTCTTTCCCGAACGGCTCGAAGTCGACGCCGAGGACCCGCCACTGCGCGGGCCACTCGAAGCGCCACGGGAGCTTTCCCCCGCGGAGCGTCGCGGTGCCCTCGTGACCGCAGCCCTCGATGGTCTGGTCGCCGGCGTCCATGTCCGTGCAGACGTAGTCGACGGTGCCAGCCTCGGCATCGAAGCCGGTGACCGTCTCCGTGACCTTCCCGCACTCCTCGCAGACAGGATTGAACGGGACGTAGTCCTCGTCGACCTTGTCCTGGTACTCGGCGAGCACGTCGCGGGCCTCGTCGACGTGTTCGAGGAGGAACCGGGTGACGGCCTCGAAGTCGCCGTCCTCGTAGGTCTCGGTGTTCGAGACCATCTCCACGTCGACACCCAGCAGGTCCGCGGACGACTGGATGAGATTCGAGAAGTGCGCGCCGTAGGAGTCACAGCACCCGAACGGGTCCGGAATCGCCGTGTAGGGCGCGCCGAGGTTCTGCCCGAGCGCGCCGGCGTTCACGTCACCGAGGTCCACGACCTCGCCGTCGAGGTCGGCGAGTTTCCGGGGCAGCCCCCGCAGCGGGTCGCGGTCGTCGCTCGTGAACACCTGGCGGACCTCGTGGCCGCGCTCTCGGAGGGCTTCGGCGACGAAGTACCCCCGCACGATTTCGTTCATGTTCCCGAGGTGCGGGACGCCGGAGGGCGAAATGCCGCCCTTCACGACGATTGGCTCCTCGGGGTCGCGGGCGAGGACGCGGTCGGCGGCGGCGTCAGCCCAGAACACGCGGCCGCTGTCGTCGTCGGCGTAGGGGTCGTCGTCGGGGTGCATCTACTCGTCGACCCAGTACGTCATCTGGTCGTCTGTGCCGTCCGGGACGATGTCCGTCCCGTCGTGTTCGCCGTACAGCACGGCGTCGACGATGCGCTCGGGGTCGGTGCCGTCGAGGACGATGGTGCGGACGCCCGACCGCTCGATGAGCTTCGCCGCGAGCAGGTCGACCGGCGCGGACGACCCGGCGTTCATCTCGATGTCCGCGATGATGTCGACGAGTTCGCCCGCGTTCATCTCTGCGAAGTGCTCGGCGTCGTCGTCCTCGTTCGGGTCCGCGGAGAACACGCCCGGCACGCTCGTCGCGTACAGCAGCAGGTCCGCGTCCGTGTACTCGGCGAGCGCCGCGCTCACGGCGTCGGTCGTCTGCCCCGCGACCACGCCGCCCATCACGGCGACATCGCCGCGCCGCATTGCCTCGCCGGCCTCCTCGTAGTTCATCGCGGGACTCGGGGCGGCCGCGCCGCCGAGCGCCGCGATGAGCAGGCGGGCGTTCAGCCGCGTGACGTCGATGCCGATGTCGTCGAGTTCGATCTCGTTGGCACCCAGTTCGCGGGCGGTGCCGATGTAGTCTCGTGCCACTCCCCCGCCGCCGACCACAGCGCCGATCTCGCAGCCGGCGTCGGTCAGCGTGTCGATGGCGGCGGCGTGCGCGTCGACCCGCTCGGAGGCCAGGTCGGGCGCGAGCACGCTCCCGCCGATAGAAACCACGACTCGCATACTGTGGAGAAATAGCCCGGAGCCGTCCTTAAGGGTTGCCAAGTGGTGGCTGGTGGAGTTCTGGGGAAACACCGATGCGTACCCGCGCCGACGCTCCCGTATGGTCTCGGTCCTCGACCCCGCGGTCCTCCTGACGCTGGCGTGGGTCGCCGTGCTCTTCGCAGCCGGCTTCCGGTACCGGTGGGGGTCGCTCCCGCCCGTGCGAGCGCTCGTGGTCTTCTCCGCGGCCCTGTTCTGGCTGGCGTACTCGCTCACACAGCTGTCGGCGTTCTTCGTGGCTCCGTACGACGACGTGCTGGTCGCCGTGGCCGTGGGCTTCCTGCTGGGCGGTGCCGCGCTGTTCGTTCAGTGGTGGCGACGGCGCAGCGCGAACGAGTCCGAGTGACGCGCTCGCTGCGCTCGCAGGTGGTAGCTATCTGGCCGCGCTCGACGACGAACTGGTAACAGATTGGGCCGCGTCTGACGCGTCGATGACGGTGACGACCCTGCCTACTCGCATTCAGGTGGCGACAAGATGGGGTGTGAAAGAAAGTTCCTGCTGTCTCGATAAACTTTTTGCGGCGTTTTGAAACTGTTGTGAAACGTCGGACGGAATCAGTTTACGGGTGAAACGGCGGAAATCTGCCCGAACGTTCACCCCTTTATAACCTCTCGGGGCCAGTAGGATGGAGCGAGGCCAGCACCCATGAGCGCAACCCAACAGCCCTCCTCCGAGGCCGAACCGCAGGACAAGGAAACGCGCCTGAAGTCCTACCTCCGCGAAAAGGCCGAGGACGGCGAACTCTACTTCAAGAGCAAGTTCATCGCCGACGACGTCGACCTCTCGCCGAAAGAGATCGGCGCTCTGATGGTCAAACTCTCGAAGTCCGCCACGGACCTCGAAGTCGAGAAGTGGTCGTACACGAGCGCCACCACGTGGCGCGTCCAGCCCGCCTGACCAAACAAATCCGAGACTAGTCCCGCCACGACCCCAGTATGGTCCCACTCCCGCCCGGTTCCCGAAACTCCTCACGCGGCCTCGAACGCCGCGCTCCGCCACTCCCGTTCGTCCGGTCGCCGTGCAGCCCCCGTTCTCACCGCTGGCATAGTCGTTAAGCGGCTGTGGCCGCTACCGTCTGCCAATGTCGGCTCAGCCGCCCGACGACGCCCCGTCACCCGCCGCCTTCGGCGCACTCTTCGACGTCTACGAGGTGCGCCAGCAGGACGGCCGCGTGCTCTACTTCGGGCGCGCCGGCACGGACCGACGCACCATCGAACAGGAGCTCTGGCCGCTGTTCCGCGAACACGGCTACGAAGTGCAGCTCGCCAGCCGGACCGGCGAACTCGTGCTCGTCGCCGACCCCATCGACGCCACTAGTGACGGCATTCCCTGGAAGAACGTCGCGCTGTTCGTCGCGACGCTCGCGTCCACGCTGTTCGTCGGCGCGAGCTGGTACTACGTCGACCCGTTCTCCCCGGAAATCGTGCAGGCAATTCCGTTCACGCTCGCCATCTTGGGCGTCCTCGGCGTCCACGAACTCGGCCACTACGCGATGAGCCGGTACCACGACGTCGACGCCAGCCTCCCGTACTTCATCCCGTTCCCGTCGCTGTTCGGGACGATGGGTGCTGTCATCCGGATGCGCGGCCGGATGCCGAGCCGCAAGGCCCTCTTCGACATCGGTGCCGCCGGCCCGCTCGCCGGGCTGGTCGCCGCCGTCGTCGTCTCGGCCATCGGCCTCTCGCTGCCGCCGGTGTCGGTGCCGACCGACATCGCCACTTCGGCCTCGGCCGTCCGCATCGAGTTCGACTACCCGCTGCTGTTGCGCGGCATTGCAGCCATCCTCGGCGAACCGCTCGGGTACAGCGACCCCACGCGGTCCATCAATCCGGTCGTGATGGGCGGCTGGATCGGGATGTTCGTCACGTTCCTGAACCTCCTGCCGGTCGGCCAACTCGACGGCGGCCACATCCTCCGGTCGCTGGTCGGCGAGACGGCGGGCCGCATCGCGCCCATCGTGCCGACCGCGCTGTTCGGGCTCGGCGCTTACCTCTGGGTCGTCAGAGACGCCGGCAACGCCGCGGGCATCTGGCTACTCTGGGGCGTCCTCGCGTCCGTCGTCACGCTTTCCGGGAGCGTCGAACCGGTCGACGACCGGCCGCTCGACCGCCGCCGGATGGCGCTGGGCGTGCTGACGTTCGTCCTCGGCGCGCTCTGCTTCATGCCGCTCCCGATTCAGATTGTCTAGTGCGTCCAGCCCTCGTCGGGGAGCGGGTCACCGTCCAGCAGAATCCCTGACTCCGTCACCTCACCGACGACCGAGAGATCCACAGACAGCGCACCACGGGCCGCCTCGACGCGCTCCGGGGGGACCGTCGCGACGAGCTCGAAGTCCTCGCCGAACGTCACCGCCCGGTCCAGCGGGTCCGCGACCAGACCCTCTAGGTCGTCGGCGACCGGAATTCGGTCGCTGTCCACGTCGAACCCGCAGCCGCTGCCCTCTGAGAGCTGGTGGAGCGACCGAGCCAGCCCGTCGCTGGAGTCCATCATCGCCGTCGCGTGCCCGGCGAGCGCGCGACCGGCGGCCACGCGCGGCATGAACTGGAAGAGGGCGTTCGCTCGCTGCGTGTCCCCTCGCTCGAAGTACTCGATGGCCGCCGCGCTCCGCCCCAGAGAGCCCGTGACGACGACGGCATCGCCCGGCCGTGCGCCGTCCCGGCCGACCTGCCCGTCGGCGTCTCCGACGGCCGCCGTCGCGACCGTGAACTCGTCGTGGCCGTCGAGGTCGCCGCCGACGTACGCCGCGCCGACCGCGTCACACACCTCGTTCGCGCCCGCGACGAACTCCGAGAGCTCGCCCTCCTCGAACTCGGGTGCGGCGTAGGCGGCGACGGCCGCAGTGGCGTCGGCACCGGTCGCGGCGACGTCCGACAGCGACGCGCCGACCGCCCGCCAGCCGGCCGTGTACCGCGTTGTCCCCGGCGGGAAGTCGGTCGTCTCGTGCAGCATGTCGATGGTGAGTGCCGTGCCGTCGACGACGGCCGCGTCGTCGCCGGCTCCCGACACGAGCCCACCGACGAGGTCCAGGGCCGCGCGCTCGTCCATACGCCGGATTGACCATCCCCACTCAAAAGCCCGCGGATACCCCCTCTGACGCCCCGATTGCCCTCGCTCCGAGCCGGACTGGAGACCGCCGCTCGGGGTCACGAGGCGTGCCCACGGGCCCGCACGACAGGCTAACGATGGCTTTAAACGAATCAGGGACGACGTGCCTCCAATGGCAACTCTCTACGACGCTCCCGCGGACGAGCTCATCGACGAGCTCGCGGCGGACCTCGAAGACCGACTCGACGAGCCGGACTGGGCCGAGTACGCGAAGACGGGCGCGGGCCGCGAACTCCCGCCCGAGCAGGAGGACTTCTGGGCGACGCGCGCCGCCAGCCTCCTCCGGAAGGTTGCCGTCGACGGCCCCATCGGTGTGAAGCGGCTGTCCTCCGCGTACGGCTCCACGACCGACGGTTCGACCCGCTACGTCGTCGCGCCGTCGAAGACGTCCTCCGGCTCCCGGAACATCGTCCGAACCATCCTCCAGCAGCTCGAGGACGAGGGTCTCGTCGAGCAGCGCAACGACCGCGGCCGCGTCGTCACCGGTGAGGGTCGCAGCCTCCTCGACCAGACCGCCGCCGACGTCATCGCCGACCTCGACCGTCCCGAACTCGAACGCTACGCGTAACGCGTCACGGGACCGTCCCGGTTCTGTTCTTCCGACCGCGAGCCGCGGCACTGGTCCGCCGGGTGCGCAACAATTAACGGGATTCGCGGCGAACTGTCTCCCAGTATGAGTGGGAACCCGGACGACGAACGACTGGAAGAGCTCCGCAAGCAGAAGAAAGAACAGCTCAAGCAGCAACAGCAGGGCGGCGGCGACGGCCAGCGTGAAGCCCAGCAGCAGGCCCAGCAGCAGGCCGAACAGCAGAAGCAGGCGCTGCTCAAGCAGAACCTCACCGACGGCGCTCGCAAGCGACTGAACACCATCCGGATGAGCAAGCCGGAGTTCGCCGAGAAGGTCGAACAGCAGGTCGTCGCGCTCGCGCAGTCCGGCCGGCTCCAGGAGCGCATCGACGAGGACCAGATGAAAGAGCTGCTGCGCGAACTCAAGCCCGACTCCCAGAGCTTCAACATCAACCGCCGATAGATGGAGCTGGGACTGCTCTACAGCGGCGGAAAGGACTCCACGCTCGCAGCCCTCGTACTCGACCGGTTCTACGACATCACGCTCGTCACTGCGCACTTCGGCATCACCGACGAGTTCGAGCACGCACGCGAGGCCGCGGCAGCGACGGATTTCGAGTTCCGCGCACTGGAACTCGACCGCGGGGTCGCCGACGACGCCGTCGAACTGATGCTGGACGACGGCTACCCGCGGAACGGCATCCAGCACGTCCACGAGCAGGCGCTGGAGGCGGTCGCGGGTCTGGGGTTCGACGCTATCGCTGACGGCACCCGGCGGGACGACCGCGTGCCGACGGTGTCGCGGGCGCAGGCCCAGAGTCTGGAGGACCGCCACGACGTCGACTACATCTCGCCGCTCGTCGGGTTCGGCCGCGGGGCGGTCGACCGCCTCGTGGACGCCGAACTGGACGTCGAAGTCGGGCCGAGCGAGGAGATTCCCCGGGCCGACTACGAGGCGGAGCTGCGGGCGCTGCTCGCGGAGGAACGAGACGAGGACGCCATCCGCGAGGTGTTCCCGGACCACGACCAGACGTACGTCCACGGCCTCCGGGACTGACCGGACGCCCGGCTCGACATCTCGGCTGTCGGCGTACCGCCTCCCGTAATCGAACCACTCTTCTCCGGCCCGCGGTTCCCTCGACGTGATGCAGTCAGGGCTGGCCTACGCGCTCGCCGCCGCCGGCATCTGGGGCGGCTACCTGTTCGCCCTGAAGCGGTACTTCGCCGGTATCCACGGGGCCGTCCTCACGCTGTTCGTGAACGTCTCGGCCATCCTCTGGTACCTCCCCGTCGCCGCGGCGACTGGCGACGGGGGAATTCCGTCGTTTCCGCCGCTCGAACCGACCGCTGCGGGCGTGCTGGTGGCGACGATTCTCCTCGGCGGAGCCGGGTTCCTGCTGTCGGTGCACGCGCTCTCGGTCGGCGACGTCTCCTACGTCGCTCCAATCGCGAAAATCGTGCCCGTGTTCGTGCTCCCAATCGAGGTCTTGGGTCTCGGTGCCGTCCTCGACCCGCTGTCGGTCCTCGGGGTCGCCGTCGCTACGACGGCCGTCTACCTCGCGAACTACGAGGGCGGCGACCTCGCCGAGCCGCTCCGGCGCGCCGCGACCTCGCGGGCCGCCCAGCTCGCTTTGCTGTCCGCGATGCTGTACGCCGTCAGTGACGTCGGCCGCCGGCTCGTCCTTGGCGACTACACGTTCCCGACGCGGCTCTGGGTGCCGACGTTCCTCGGCGGGGTCGCCATCGCGGTCCTCCCGCTCGCGCTGCGACGCTGGCCCAGCGAGGGCGTCCGCCCGCACCTCGCACTGTTCGCAATCGCCGGGTCCGGCGTCGCACTCGGGGAGCACGTCACGGCGCTCGCGTTCGCCGCCGCGCCCGCCAGCATCGTCTCCACGCTCGTCAACGGCCAGGCCATCGTCGCCGTCCTCCTCGGCTGCCTGCTCCTCGGCGAACCGGGTCTCCGCCGCCGCCTCGCCGCCGCTGTTCTGGCGGTGGTCGGCGTCGGGATGATAGCGGTCTAATCGGCCGTCGGAGCGCCGGTATCGGGCGGACTGAAGGGTCGAGCCTGTGGACGAAGACGGACGAAGCAAGCACCGCAGCGAACGGAGTGAGCGAGGAGCACAGCGAGTGCATCAAGTCCACGGGCTCGGGGATTTCGAAGTTATCTTCCCCGCACTCCTGTCCGCGCTCACGTTTCGCCACACAGAACCAGAGAACGGAAGCATTGAAGCGCGGGACGCGACAACGACGCTCCATGTACGACCGACTCAAGGGGTTCAGGGATTTCTACCCCGAGGAGATGGGGCCGCGCCGGGTGGCGATGGACGCCCTCGAGGATTCGGCCCGGAGCTACGGCTTCCGAGAGGTGGGCACGCCTGCCCTGGAGTCCACGGAGATGTACGTGGACAAGTCCGGGGAGGGCATCGTCGAGGAGCTGTACTCGTTCACTGACCAGGGCGGCCGCGACGTGGCGCTGACGCCAGAGCTGACGCCGACCGTGGCGCGGATGGTGGTGGCGAAACAGCAGGCGCTGTCGAAGCCAATCAAGTGGTACTCGACGCGGCCGTTCTGGCGCTACGAGGAGCCCCAGCAGGGCCGGTTCCGGGAGTTCTACCAGACGAACGTCGACATCTTTGGGTCGAGTGACCCGCGGGCGGACGCGGAAGTGCTGGCCGTCGCCGCCGACGGTCTCACCGACCTCGGGCTGACGGGCGAGGACTTCGAGTTCCGGGTCTCCCACCGGGACATCCTCGGCGGCCTGCTGGAGGCATTCGACGCCGACGTGGATATCGAGGAGGCCATCCGGACCGTCGACAAGCGCGAGAAGATCGAGCGCGCCGAGTACCTCGACGGGCTCGCGGCGGCCGGCCTCTCCTACGACCAGGCCGAACAGTTCGACGACCTGCTCGCCGGCGACGACCTCGACGCACTCGTCGAGTTCGCTGGGACCGACCGCGTCGAGGCTGCCGTCTCGAACCTCCGGAACGTCCTCGAGGCCGCCGAGAACTTGGGCGTCCGGGAGTTCTGTGAGGTCTCGCTGACCACCGCTCGCGGGCTGGACTACTACACCGGCGTCGTCTTCGAGTGCTTCGACTCGACGGGCGAAATCGGGCGCTCGGTGTTCGGCGGCGGGCGCTACGACGACCTCATCGAGAGCTTCGGCGGCCAGCCGACGCCCGCGGTCGGCGTCGCGCCCGGCCACGCCCCGCTGAACCTCCTGCTGGAGCGCGCCGGCGTGCTCCCCGAGGGCGAGTTCACCGCGGACTACTACGTCCTCCAGGTCGGCGACACCGAGGCCGAGGCCGCGGCGGTCGCGCAGGCGCTCCGCGACCGCGGGAACGTCGTCGACACCGACATCTCCGGTCGGAGCTTCGGTGCGCAGATGAACTACGCCGACAACGTCGGTGCCGACACCGTCGTCATCGTCGGCGAGCAGGACCTCGCGGACGGCAACGTCACGGTCAAGGACATGGCCAGCGGCGACCAGACGACCGCGCCGGTCGACGACTTCCCGGGCGAGCTCGACAGTCCGACCGTCGACGACTTCGAGTAGGATGGTTCGCCGGGCGTTCCGCGTCGCCTACGACGGTCGGCCCTATCACGGCTTCCAGCGCCAGCCCGACGTGACCACGGTGGAAGGCGAACTGTTCGGTGCGCTCCGCCGGCTGGACGTGTTCAGCGGCGAGAAGCCCCCAGGCTACGCCGCCGCGGGACGCACGGACGCCGGCGTCTCGGCCCGCGCGCAGACCGTCGCCTTCGACGCGCCCGAGTGGCTGACGCCGTACGCGCTGAACGGCGAACTCCCGACGCCAATCCAGACCTGGGCGCACGCCGACGCGCCGGACGACTTCCACGCGACCCACGACGCGAACTGGCGGGAGTACCGGTACTTCTGGTATGCCCCCGCCGTCGACGACGACCGCGCCGAGCGCGCACTCGCCAGCCTCGCCGGCGAGCACGACTTCCACAACCTCACGCCCGACGACGAGTACACCGTCCGCGACCTCGACGCCGGCCTCGCTCGCGAGGGCGACTTCCTCGCCGTCACCGTCCGAGCCAGCGGCTTCTGCCGGGAGCTCGTCCGGCGCGCCGTCTCGCTCGTCCGGGAGGTCACAGCGTCGGGTGACTTCGGCCGCATCGAGACGGTCCTGAGCGACGAGTCCGTGGCCGGTCCCGAGGGCGTGCCGCCCGCGAACCCCCACCCGCTCGTGCTCTCCGATGTCGACTACGACTTCGACTTCGCCGTGGACGCGGACGCCGTTGCGCTGGCGCGCGAAACGTTTGAGGCGCTCCACAACGACCGTCGGTCCCTCGCGCGGGTCGCCCGCCACATCGCTGACATCTAACCCCAGTTCTCGGGCCAGACGCCGGCGGCCTCCATCCCGGGCCGCATGCCGTCGTCTGCGAGGCGGTCGCGCAGCGCGTCCGCGTCGGGGCGCGGAACGGCTTCGTCCTCGCCTGCGAGTTCGCGGACGAGCAGCGCGGCGAGCATCCCGTGTTCGCGGATGTTTCTGGGGTCGGCCTTGTCCCGGGTGTCGGCGTGCGTGTGGCCCCAGCCGCGGCCGCGCTCGGGCGTGACGGAGTGCAACTGGACGGCCGGGACGCCCGAGGTGAGGAACGGCCAGTGGTCGCTGTACGGGTGGACGGTGTCCCGCACCTCGATGGGGTGGCCGGTGTCGTCGCTGACCGTCTCCAGCACGCCCTCGAAGTGGTCGGTGCCGTGGCAGAACGCCCGCATCGTCCGGTAGCGGCCGGCACCGTCGAGGTTCACGACCGCGCGCACGGACTCGGGGTCGAGACTGCCGGCGAGCGCGCTCGCGCCCTGGAGCCCGACCTCTTCGGCACCGACGGTCGCGAGCCGCACCCTCGTGTCGAGGTCGAGGTCGGCCAGCACGCGGGCCGCGGCGACGAGCGCGGCGACCCCGCAGCCGTTGTCGAGTGCGCCCTCCGCGATGTCGTGGGCGTCGTGGTGGGCGAGCACGACGACCTCCTCGTCCGTATCGGGGCCGAGCGCGCCCTGTGTGTTCGTGCCCTCGCCCGGGCCCGTCCGGGCGTCCACGGAGAGTGCGACCTCGCCGCCGCGGTCGGCGTACTCTTGGAGCCAGTCCCCGGTCTCGGTGGAGACGCCGACGGCGGGAATCTCGCCC encodes:
- the lysS gene encoding lysine--tRNA ligase yields the protein MHPDDDPYADDDSGRVFWADAAADRVLARDPEEPIVVKGGISPSGVPHLGNMNEIVRGYFVAEALRERGHEVRQVFTSDDRDPLRGLPRKLADLDGEVVDLGDVNAGALGQNLGAPYTAIPDPFGCCDSYGAHFSNLIQSSADLLGVDVEMVSNTETYEDGDFEAVTRFLLEHVDEARDVLAEYQDKVDEDYVPFNPVCEECGKVTETVTGFDAEAGTVDYVCTDMDAGDQTIEGCGHEGTATLRGGKLPWRFEWPAQWRVLGVDFEPFGKDHAEGSWPSGADVARNVLGDEPPVPMAYEWFTLDGEPFSSSAGHVVLVQDVLELLEPAVVRLFFSKDPRRSRDFAIEHLDQLVDEFDRMERVYFDEVDADEDERERAERVYPFLVDEIDPDRVRIPYTFAAVLGMTDDPDLREEIARREGHIPEDADEATVEAALSRVRLAREWARRTDNEFNYDLKRTEIPAHDFDDATAAALDDLADYLEAEDPDAEALQGEVYESAKRHDVDIGAFFSAGYRLFFDESQGPKLGPFLAKLDRQFVLDRLRREA
- the pyrH gene encoding UMP kinase; its protein translation is MRVVVSIGGSVLAPDLASERVDAHAAAIDTLTDAGCEIGAVVGGGGVARDYIGTARELGANEIELDDIGIDVTRLNARLLIAALGGAAAPSPAMNYEEAGEAMRRGDVAVMGGVVAGQTTDAVSAALAEYTDADLLLYATSVPGVFSADPNEDDDAEHFAEMNAGELVDIIADIEMNAGSSAPVDLLAAKLIERSGVRTIVLDGTDPERIVDAVLYGEHDGTDIVPDGTDDQMTYWVDE
- a CDS encoding DUF7123 family protein, yielding MSATQQPSSEAEPQDKETRLKSYLREKAEDGELYFKSKFIADDVDLSPKEIGALMVKLSKSATDLEVEKWSYTSATTWRVQPA
- a CDS encoding site-2 protease family protein; this encodes MSAQPPDDAPSPAAFGALFDVYEVRQQDGRVLYFGRAGTDRRTIEQELWPLFREHGYEVQLASRTGELVLVADPIDATSDGIPWKNVALFVATLASTLFVGASWYYVDPFSPEIVQAIPFTLAILGVLGVHELGHYAMSRYHDVDASLPYFIPFPSLFGTMGAVIRMRGRMPSRKALFDIGAAGPLAGLVAAVVVSAIGLSLPPVSVPTDIATSASAVRIEFDYPLLLRGIAAILGEPLGYSDPTRSINPVVMGGWIGMFVTFLNLLPVGQLDGGHILRSLVGETAGRIAPIVPTALFGLGAYLWVVRDAGNAAGIWLLWGVLASVVTLSGSVEPVDDRPLDRRRMALGVLTFVLGALCFMPLPIQIV
- the thiL gene encoding thiamine-phosphate kinase translates to MDERAALDLVGGLVSGAGDDAAVVDGTALTIDMLHETTDFPPGTTRYTAGWRAVGASLSDVAATGADATAAVAAYAAPEFEEGELSEFVAGANEVCDAVGAAYVGGDLDGHDEFTVATAAVGDADGQVGRDGARPGDAVVVTGSLGRSAAAIEYFERGDTQRANALFQFMPRVAAGRALAGHATAMMDSSDGLARSLHQLSEGSGCGFDVDSDRIPVADDLEGLVADPLDRAVTFGEDFELVATVPPERVEAARGALSVDLSVVGEVTESGILLDGDPLPDEGWTH
- a CDS encoding 30S ribosomal protein S19e, yielding MATLYDAPADELIDELAADLEDRLDEPDWAEYAKTGAGRELPPEQEDFWATRAASLLRKVAVDGPIGVKRLSSAYGSTTDGSTRYVVAPSKTSSGSRNIVRTILQQLEDEGLVEQRNDRGRVVTGEGRSLLDQTAADVIADLDRPELERYA
- a CDS encoding DNA-binding protein codes for the protein MSGNPDDERLEELRKQKKEQLKQQQQGGGDGQREAQQQAQQQAEQQKQALLKQNLTDGARKRLNTIRMSKPEFAEKVEQQVVALAQSGRLQERIDEDQMKELLRELKPDSQSFNINRR
- a CDS encoding DUF7411 family protein — translated: MELGLLYSGGKDSTLAALVLDRFYDITLVTAHFGITDEFEHAREAAAATDFEFRALELDRGVADDAVELMLDDGYPRNGIQHVHEQALEAVAGLGFDAIADGTRRDDRVPTVSRAQAQSLEDRHDVDYISPLVGFGRGAVDRLVDAELDVEVGPSEEIPRADYEAELRALLAEERDEDAIREVFPDHDQTYVHGLRD
- a CDS encoding EamA family transporter; protein product: MQSGLAYALAAAGIWGGYLFALKRYFAGIHGAVLTLFVNVSAILWYLPVAAATGDGGIPSFPPLEPTAAGVLVATILLGGAGFLLSVHALSVGDVSYVAPIAKIVPVFVLPIEVLGLGAVLDPLSVLGVAVATTAVYLANYEGGDLAEPLRRAATSRAAQLALLSAMLYAVSDVGRRLVLGDYTFPTRLWVPTFLGGVAIAVLPLALRRWPSEGVRPHLALFAIAGSGVALGEHVTALAFAAAPASIVSTLVNGQAIVAVLLGCLLLGEPGLRRRLAAAVLAVVGVGMIAV
- the hisS gene encoding histidine--tRNA ligase is translated as MYDRLKGFRDFYPEEMGPRRVAMDALEDSARSYGFREVGTPALESTEMYVDKSGEGIVEELYSFTDQGGRDVALTPELTPTVARMVVAKQQALSKPIKWYSTRPFWRYEEPQQGRFREFYQTNVDIFGSSDPRADAEVLAVAADGLTDLGLTGEDFEFRVSHRDILGGLLEAFDADVDIEEAIRTVDKREKIERAEYLDGLAAAGLSYDQAEQFDDLLAGDDLDALVEFAGTDRVEAAVSNLRNVLEAAENLGVREFCEVSLTTARGLDYYTGVVFECFDSTGEIGRSVFGGGRYDDLIESFGGQPTPAVGVAPGHAPLNLLLERAGVLPEGEFTADYYVLQVGDTEAEAAAVAQALRDRGNVVDTDISGRSFGAQMNYADNVGADTVVIVGEQDLADGNVTVKDMASGDQTTAPVDDFPGELDSPTVDDFE
- the truA gene encoding tRNA pseudouridine(38-40) synthase TruA; the encoded protein is MVRRAFRVAYDGRPYHGFQRQPDVTTVEGELFGALRRLDVFSGEKPPGYAAAGRTDAGVSARAQTVAFDAPEWLTPYALNGELPTPIQTWAHADAPDDFHATHDANWREYRYFWYAPAVDDDRAERALASLAGEHDFHNLTPDDEYTVRDLDAGLAREGDFLAVTVRASGFCRELVRRAVSLVREVTASGDFGRIETVLSDESVAGPEGVPPANPHPLVLSDVDYDFDFAVDADAVALARETFEALHNDRRSLARVARHIADI
- a CDS encoding M28 family peptidase, producing the protein MTEEARALGLAWTDETPWTVLTALTELDHRLAGHEGARRAAEITADALREAGARDVHTDQFALPVWTRGGCSLRVTQPTDREFEGIALPYSPAGDVAGRLVDVGYGTEDGFEGVDVADAVVLASTDSPPGGRLVHRMEKYGRAVDGGAAAFVFYNHRDGQLPPTGSLRFGREGEIPAVGVSTETGDWLQEYADRGGEVALSVDARTGPGEGTNTQGALGPDTDEEVVVLAHHDAHDIAEGALDNGCGVAALVAAARVLADLDLDTRVRLATVGAEEVGLQGASALAGSLDPESVRAVVNLDGAGRYRTMRAFCHGTDHFEGVLETVSDDTGHPIEVRDTVHPYSDHWPFLTSGVPAVQLHSVTPERGRGWGHTHADTRDKADPRNIREHGMLAALLVRELAGEDEAVPRPDADALRDRLADDGMRPGMEAAGVWPENWG